In Equus caballus isolate H_3958 breed thoroughbred chromosome 26, TB-T2T, whole genome shotgun sequence, the following are encoded in one genomic region:
- the LOC111770806 gene encoding keratin-associated protein 19-3-like, which translates to MSHYSDYYRGLGYGFGGSSELGHGYGCGCGSFHRLGSSFGSGCGSFHRLGSGGFGYRCHRPSFYGGYGFSSFY; encoded by the coding sequence ATGAGCCACTACAGCGACTACTACAGAGGCCTGGGCTATGGCTTTGGAGGCTCCAGTGAGCTGGGCCATGGCTATGGCTGTGGATGTGGCAGCTTCCACAGACTGGGCTCTAGCTTTGGTTCTGGGTGTGGCAGCTTCCACAGACTGGGCTCTGGAGGCTTCGGTTACAGATGCCACCGCCCATCCTTCTATGGAGGATATGGATTCTCTAGCTTCTACTGA